In Microbacterium galbinum, a single window of DNA contains:
- a CDS encoding Ig-like domain-containing protein, translating to MKALSWMRARPKTLASAAGVTVGVIAITTMAFTYEGFPTTKVDLNDGGVWITKTSSLLVGHFNHESTVLDGGLRTTGENYDILQDATNILVVDESASTMTAVDPARVALGDSAAIPAASKVALGNRTTAILDQKTGELWVVPVQGVPGFEPEVQDPVAELGADADVAVGTDGTVYGLSAERGEVVTVPVDAEGEAGAPSAASVGEIDTSARPTITVVGTTPVVLDAAAGIVTSPGGFRAELPGANEAVLQQASAETDAVAIATPDALVRLPFDGSEPSTTQAGGTGTPTAPVWLRGCTYGAWAGTATFIRECPGSTNDVNATVEGAEESQSLVFRVNRDVIILNDAVGGAAWLADESLQRVDNWNDLTPPEGETENEDDSTEETVETTLPERKEENTPPIAEDDSFGVRPGVTTMLPVLDNDNDPDGDVLVATLVEAQPSIGEIQQVQNGGSLQIAVAEDAKGSATFTYEADDGRDGKDTATVTLTVYDESINTAPVPKRKTSLTIETGGTVSYNILPDWIDPEGDDVYLKDVVPAPGDEVDFSTDGQITYKATASLQGRKEVQVTVADGYGESATASLTLDVRPEGSTKPKTNADHVVTRVGEQVTIAPLANDTSSGREPLRLGRVSEVTGATVLPDAPNKTFTFSADKADTYYVLYLATAGPENGEGIVRVDVLEATETDLPPVAVRDVALLPTGGDVLVGVLANDVDPAGGILVVQSVSIEEDSGISVSVINHETLRITDQGALTDQARITYRISNGSKSAEGEVVVIPIPAPDKLLQPVVNDDTATVRAGDVVTIPVLDNDTHPNDDVLHVVPELVEPLVDPEDGEAFVSQDTVRFKAGPVAKTVYLTYEAVDSRQQKDAGYVTIQILPVDEETNAAPRPQDLVARVLAGSTANIAVPLDGIDADGDSVELIDIASNPTKGRITETAQNYFTYEAFDGSAGVDVFKYRVRDRLGKEGIATIRVGIAPAEKVNQAPYAVKDAVVVRPGREIAVPVMENDSDPEGDKIVLVEDGLEVPTETGIEARVSGDRVLVQAPDRPLETSLQYTIRDTRGATATAALQITVDDDVPLQAPIARDDRVRPTDLTEGTMDADIDILANDEDPDGTTDRLEVTLGEGATQLENGMVRVTVTEELQLIRYTLTDQDGLEASAFIFVPAESDLRPILDSTEPLEVMSGETKEVPLADYVTVAGGGTARITEHARVSAVHANGADLVQDETTLVYTSADGYFGQDALTFEVTDGTGPDDPEGRKATLSIPINVLPPDNQQPEFIGTEMVVAAGEDPVSLDLVPLTTDPDPEDAGVHTYKYVSGAGDGISARIDGQELLVEAGSDVAKGTVASLKLEISDGTTDPVEGTVTVRVGASTRPLPAANTDTISEADQGKSITVPVLANDFNPFPETPLKLMNASTESGSGGAEVQGDEVVVTPAADFVGTMVVRYRIQDATKDPDREANGQIIVTVQGVPDAPGTPTVSSVQDRTVVVSYGAPSNNGAEITKYTVRSVTGNPYSKECGSTTCTLDGLTNNVEYSFQVTATNRVGESEPSGGSAIARPDARPDTPNPPTLKFGDKSLDVSWQTPTTPGSPVESYTLEISPAPPSGVTQKQVTGNSMTWEGLENGGNYQVRVQAHNRAPEPSSWSGWSASEIPAGPPMPAAAPTTAEIQGVGNQAQMQVSWEPGSANGDAIDSFQLEVWEGNTLRNTLTPNAGARTQAVTVSTSETPYTYRIRAINKAGWGEWSPMSAPRRGVNKPSAPSFSSVTDGDRALTLAWTQGARNGARENEVQYQYSLNGGGSWAGIPGNNVISGLTNGTTYNVVLRAVATVDGTTYASDGSATRSGRPYGPLSQPGLSTRQNATSVTFEWNGNQSMNGRELSSVQIRIDSGGWEDVGATGSRTVGNGYSQQHSITVRVTDSAGQTIERSASETSGSKPPPKAWVTSSGNANGQDNCNDGTCAYFYVTMRDFPPNKTMYLQCASNAPAPYGGTFGGRNVTTDGNGNFEQQIGCYLGMRRGTIEAWVVIDGTAYEHRVWQ from the coding sequence ATGAAGGCGCTGTCCTGGATGCGCGCGCGACCGAAGACGCTGGCGTCCGCCGCCGGCGTCACCGTCGGTGTGATCGCGATCACCACCATGGCCTTCACCTACGAAGGCTTCCCGACCACCAAGGTCGACCTGAACGACGGCGGTGTCTGGATCACCAAGACGTCGAGCCTGCTGGTCGGCCACTTCAACCATGAGTCCACGGTGCTCGACGGCGGGCTGCGCACGACGGGTGAGAACTACGACATCCTGCAGGATGCCACGAACATCCTCGTCGTCGACGAGAGCGCCTCCACGATGACCGCGGTCGATCCCGCCCGCGTCGCCCTCGGCGATTCGGCCGCGATCCCCGCCGCCTCGAAGGTCGCCCTCGGCAACCGCACCACCGCGATCCTCGATCAGAAGACGGGCGAGCTGTGGGTCGTCCCCGTGCAGGGCGTGCCCGGGTTCGAACCCGAGGTGCAGGACCCGGTCGCCGAGCTCGGCGCCGACGCCGACGTCGCGGTCGGTACCGACGGAACCGTCTACGGTCTCTCGGCCGAGCGGGGCGAGGTCGTCACGGTCCCCGTCGACGCCGAGGGAGAGGCGGGCGCCCCCTCGGCCGCGTCCGTCGGCGAGATCGACACCTCCGCACGGCCCACCATCACCGTGGTCGGCACGACCCCGGTCGTGCTCGACGCCGCAGCCGGCATCGTCACCTCTCCCGGCGGCTTCCGCGCCGAACTCCCCGGGGCGAACGAGGCGGTGCTGCAGCAGGCATCCGCCGAGACGGATGCCGTCGCCATCGCCACCCCGGATGCCCTGGTGCGTCTGCCCTTCGACGGCAGCGAGCCGAGCACGACCCAGGCCGGGGGCACCGGAACTCCCACCGCGCCGGTCTGGCTGCGCGGCTGCACGTACGGCGCCTGGGCGGGGACGGCGACGTTCATCCGCGAATGCCCCGGCAGCACCAACGACGTCAATGCGACGGTCGAGGGCGCCGAGGAGTCGCAGAGCCTGGTGTTCCGCGTGAACCGCGACGTCATCATCCTCAACGACGCCGTCGGCGGTGCGGCCTGGCTGGCCGACGAGAGCCTGCAGCGCGTCGATAACTGGAACGACCTCACCCCGCCCGAGGGCGAGACCGAGAACGAGGACGACTCCACCGAGGAGACCGTCGAGACGACTCTGCCCGAGCGCAAGGAGGAGAACACCCCTCCGATCGCCGAGGACGACTCGTTCGGCGTGCGCCCCGGTGTCACGACCATGCTCCCGGTGCTCGATAACGACAACGACCCCGACGGCGACGTGCTGGTCGCCACGCTGGTCGAGGCGCAGCCGTCGATCGGAGAGATCCAGCAGGTGCAGAACGGCGGTTCGCTGCAGATCGCCGTCGCAGAGGATGCGAAGGGCTCGGCGACCTTCACCTACGAGGCCGACGACGGTCGGGACGGCAAGGACACGGCGACCGTCACCCTCACGGTTTACGACGAGAGCATCAACACCGCTCCCGTGCCCAAGCGCAAGACGAGCCTCACGATCGAGACCGGCGGCACGGTCTCGTACAACATCCTCCCGGACTGGATCGATCCCGAAGGCGACGACGTCTATCTGAAGGACGTCGTCCCCGCTCCCGGTGACGAGGTCGACTTCAGCACCGACGGCCAGATCACCTACAAGGCCACCGCGAGTCTGCAGGGCCGCAAGGAGGTGCAGGTCACGGTCGCCGACGGCTACGGCGAGAGCGCGACGGCATCCCTCACCCTCGACGTGCGCCCCGAGGGATCGACGAAACCGAAGACGAACGCCGATCACGTGGTGACCCGCGTCGGCGAGCAGGTCACGATCGCCCCGCTCGCGAACGACACCAGTTCGGGCCGCGAGCCACTGCGCCTCGGTCGCGTGAGCGAGGTGACCGGCGCCACCGTGCTGCCCGACGCCCCGAACAAGACGTTCACCTTCAGCGCCGACAAGGCCGACACCTACTACGTGCTGTACCTTGCGACGGCCGGTCCCGAGAACGGCGAGGGCATCGTGCGCGTCGACGTGCTCGAGGCGACCGAGACCGATCTGCCCCCGGTCGCCGTGCGCGACGTCGCACTTCTGCCCACCGGTGGCGACGTGCTCGTGGGTGTGCTCGCGAACGACGTCGACCCCGCGGGCGGCATCCTCGTCGTGCAGTCGGTGTCGATCGAGGAGGACTCCGGCATCTCTGTGTCGGTCATCAACCACGAGACGTTGCGCATCACCGACCAGGGTGCGCTGACCGATCAGGCGCGCATCACGTATCGCATCTCGAACGGCTCGAAGTCGGCCGAGGGTGAGGTCGTGGTCATCCCGATCCCGGCGCCCGACAAGTTGCTCCAACCCGTCGTGAACGATGACACCGCGACCGTGCGCGCGGGTGACGTCGTCACGATTCCGGTGCTCGACAATGACACCCACCCGAATGACGACGTGCTGCACGTCGTGCCCGAGCTCGTCGAGCCGCTCGTCGATCCCGAGGACGGCGAGGCCTTCGTGTCGCAGGACACGGTGCGCTTCAAGGCCGGCCCGGTCGCGAAGACGGTCTACCTGACCTACGAAGCCGTCGATTCACGTCAACAGAAGGATGCCGGCTACGTCACCATCCAGATCCTGCCGGTCGACGAGGAGACGAACGCCGCTCCGCGCCCGCAGGACCTCGTGGCGCGGGTGCTCGCCGGGTCGACCGCCAACATCGCGGTGCCGCTCGACGGCATCGACGCCGACGGCGACTCGGTCGAGCTGATCGACATCGCCTCCAACCCGACCAAGGGCCGCATCACCGAGACCGCGCAGAACTACTTCACCTACGAGGCCTTCGACGGCTCGGCCGGTGTCGACGTGTTCAAGTACCGCGTGCGCGATCGCCTCGGCAAGGAGGGCATCGCGACGATCCGCGTCGGCATCGCCCCCGCCGAGAAGGTCAACCAGGCGCCGTATGCGGTGAAGGATGCCGTCGTCGTGCGACCCGGTCGTGAGATCGCCGTGCCCGTGATGGAGAACGACTCCGACCCCGAGGGCGACAAGATCGTGCTGGTCGAAGACGGCCTCGAGGTGCCCACCGAGACGGGCATCGAAGCGCGCGTCTCGGGCGATCGCGTGCTCGTGCAGGCGCCGGATCGTCCGCTCGAGACCTCGCTGCAGTACACGATCCGCGACACCCGCGGCGCGACCGCGACCGCCGCGCTGCAGATCACGGTCGACGACGACGTGCCGCTGCAGGCGCCGATCGCCCGCGACGACCGCGTGCGGCCCACCGACCTCACCGAGGGGACGATGGATGCCGACATCGACATCCTCGCGAACGATGAAGACCCCGACGGCACCACCGATCGGCTCGAGGTGACCCTCGGTGAGGGCGCGACGCAGCTGGAGAACGGGATGGTGCGGGTCACCGTCACGGAAGAGCTCCAGCTCATCCGTTACACCCTCACCGACCAGGACGGCCTCGAGGCATCCGCGTTCATCTTCGTGCCGGCCGAATCCGACCTGCGCCCGATCCTCGACTCCACCGAGCCGCTCGAGGTCATGAGCGGCGAGACCAAGGAAGTGCCGCTCGCCGACTACGTGACGGTCGCCGGCGGCGGCACGGCCCGCATCACCGAGCACGCCCGCGTGAGCGCCGTGCACGCGAACGGCGCTGACCTCGTGCAGGACGAGACCACGCTGGTCTACACCTCGGCCGACGGCTACTTCGGGCAGGACGCGCTCACCTTCGAGGTCACCGACGGCACCGGGCCCGACGACCCCGAGGGGCGCAAGGCCACGCTGAGCATCCCGATCAACGTGCTGCCGCCCGACAACCAGCAGCCCGAGTTCATCGGCACCGAGATGGTCGTCGCCGCGGGCGAGGACCCCGTGAGCCTCGATCTCGTGCCGCTGACGACCGACCCCGATCCCGAAGACGCCGGCGTGCACACGTACAAGTACGTCAGCGGCGCGGGCGACGGCATCAGCGCGCGGATCGACGGACAGGAGCTGCTCGTCGAGGCGGGCTCGGATGTCGCGAAGGGCACGGTCGCCTCGCTCAAGCTCGAGATCTCCGACGGCACGACCGACCCCGTCGAGGGCACGGTGACGGTGCGCGTCGGGGCGTCGACGCGTCCGCTCCCGGCCGCCAACACCGACACGATCTCGGAGGCCGACCAGGGCAAGAGCATCACGGTGCCCGTGCTCGCGAACGACTTCAACCCGTTCCCCGAGACGCCGCTCAAGCTCATGAACGCGTCGACCGAGTCGGGGTCGGGCGGTGCCGAGGTGCAGGGCGACGAGGTCGTGGTGACTCCCGCCGCGGACTTCGTCGGCACCATGGTCGTGCGCTACCGCATCCAGGACGCCACGAAGGATCCCGACCGCGAGGCCAACGGCCAGATCATCGTGACCGTGCAGGGTGTGCCGGATGCCCCGGGCACTCCCACCGTGTCGAGCGTGCAGGATCGCACGGTCGTCGTCTCGTACGGCGCACCCTCGAACAACGGCGCCGAGATCACGAAGTACACGGTGCGCTCGGTGACCGGCAATCCGTACTCGAAGGAGTGCGGCTCGACGACCTGCACCCTCGACGGCCTCACCAACAACGTCGAGTACTCGTTCCAGGTCACGGCCACCAACCGCGTCGGCGAGTCCGAGCCCTCGGGCGGCTCGGCGATCGCGCGGCCGGACGCGCGCCCCGACACCCCGAACCCGCCGACCCTGAAGTTCGGCGACAAGTCGCTCGACGTGAGCTGGCAGACGCCCACCACCCCGGGGTCGCCGGTCGAGAGCTACACCCTCGAGATCTCGCCCGCCCCGCCGTCCGGCGTGACGCAGAAGCAGGTCACGGGCAACTCCATGACCTGGGAGGGCCTCGAGAACGGCGGCAACTACCAGGTGCGCGTTCAGGCCCACAATCGTGCGCCCGAGCCGTCGAGCTGGAGCGGATGGTCGGCATCCGAGATCCCGGCAGGGCCCCCGATGCCCGCCGCCGCGCCCACGACCGCCGAGATCCAGGGCGTCGGCAACCAGGCGCAGATGCAGGTCTCGTGGGAGCCCGGCAGCGCCAACGGTGACGCGATCGACTCCTTCCAGCTCGAGGTGTGGGAGGGCAACACCCTCCGCAACACCCTCACTCCGAATGCAGGAGCGCGCACGCAGGCGGTCACGGTCTCGACCTCCGAGACGCCGTACACCTACCGCATCCGCGCGATCAACAAGGCGGGCTGGGGTGAGTGGAGCCCGATGTCGGCGCCGCGCCGTGGCGTCAACAAGCCCAGTGCGCCGTCGTTCTCGTCGGTCACCGACGGCGACCGGGCACTCACGCTCGCGTGGACGCAGGGTGCGCGCAACGGCGCCCGTGAGAACGAGGTGCAGTACCAGTACTCGCTCAACGGCGGGGGGAGCTGGGCAGGCATCCCGGGCAACAACGTGATCTCGGGCCTCACCAACGGCACGACCTACAACGTGGTGCTGCGCGCGGTCGCCACCGTCGACGGCACGACTTACGCCAGCGACGGCTCTGCCACGCGGTCGGGCCGTCCCTACGGGCCGCTCAGTCAGCCGGGGCTCTCGACCCGCCAGAACGCGACGAGCGTCACGTTCGAGTGGAACGGCAACCAGTCGATGAACGGCCGCGAGCTGAGCTCGGTGCAGATCCGGATCGACAGCGGCGGATGGGAGGACGTCGGCGCGACCGGCTCGCGCACGGTCGGCAACGGCTACAGCCAGCAGCACTCCATCACGGTGCGCGTGACGGACTCCGCCGGTCAGACGATCGAACGATCCGCCAGCGAGACCTCCGGCTCGAAGCCGCCGCCCAAGGCCTGGGTCACCTCGAGCGGTAACGCGAACGGCCAAGACAACTGCAACGACGGCACCTGCGCGTACTTCTACGTCACGATGCGCGACTTCCCGCCCAACAAGACCATGTACCTGCAGTGTGCGAGCAACGCGCCCGCACCCTACGGCGGCACGTTCGGCGGACGTAACGTCACCACCGACGGCAACGGCAACTTCGAGCAGCAGATCGGCTGCTATCTCGGCATGCGCCGCGGAACGATCGAGGCCTGGGTCGTCATCGACGGCACGGCCTACGAGCACAGGGTCTGGCAGTGA
- a CDS encoding PP2C family protein-serine/threonine phosphatase: protein MTVEQVVLNVASLTDTGLKRAANEDSLLTAAPVFLVADGMGGHEAGDRASAAVVAAFEPLRGTAVTIDDVRLALGRATAVVESIAAAHKQGAGSTVSGVALVEHEGLPHWLVFNVGDSRVYRHHANDLVQLTIDHSLGQEMVDAGEMRPEDLATFAQRNIITRAIGAADSEADSWLLPVIDGERLLLCSDGLSGEVSDEAIRATLTMCGRPETAASALVRRALQAGGRDNVSVVVIDVVAGGLRAGRDDDTAGRLAVSVGTDSMLEGTTIPVRAR from the coding sequence GTGACCGTCGAACAGGTCGTCCTCAATGTCGCGTCACTGACCGACACCGGTCTCAAGCGCGCCGCGAACGAGGACTCCCTGCTCACCGCGGCCCCCGTGTTCCTCGTGGCCGACGGCATGGGCGGGCACGAGGCCGGCGACCGGGCGAGCGCCGCGGTGGTCGCCGCCTTCGAGCCACTCCGGGGCACCGCCGTCACGATCGATGACGTGCGTCTGGCGCTGGGACGCGCGACCGCCGTGGTCGAGTCGATCGCCGCCGCGCACAAGCAGGGAGCCGGCAGCACGGTCTCGGGCGTGGCCCTGGTCGAGCACGAAGGACTGCCGCACTGGCTCGTCTTCAACGTCGGCGACTCGCGGGTCTACCGCCATCACGCCAACGATCTCGTGCAGCTGACGATCGATCACTCGCTCGGCCAGGAGATGGTCGACGCGGGCGAGATGCGTCCCGAAGACCTCGCGACCTTCGCGCAGCGCAACATCATCACCCGCGCGATCGGCGCGGCCGACAGCGAGGCCGACAGCTGGCTCCTCCCGGTGATCGACGGCGAGCGCCTGCTGCTCTGCTCCGACGGTCTCAGCGGCGAGGTGAGCGACGAGGCGATCCGCGCCACCCTCACGATGTGCGGACGCCCGGAGACCGCGGCATCCGCTCTGGTGCGCCGGGCGCTGCAGGCGGGCGGACGCGACAACGTCTCGGTCGTCGTGATCGACGTCGTCGCCGGCGGCCTGCGCGCCGGCCGTGACGACGACACGGCCGGCCGGTTGGCGGTGTCGGTCGGCACCGATTCGATGCTCGAGGGCACGACGATCCCGGTGCGCGCGCGATGA
- a CDS encoding DUF5684 domain-containing protein: protein MTPSAESGLLSMLLIGWGVGLLLGLGIYVWYAVALSRLFPRLGGEAWKGWVPILNEAEILARGGVAAWKVVFYLIPIVQIYGIYLKVIATHRINQQFGRGAGSTVLAILLPPVWATILAAGAPPYPEGDRLAALQPGPRRTPQPLLEPTTGDTRDYALPAFAPQRPASAHAGAAPSGGFIPAPRSTNAGSEASAPPAGNAGIPAEWQAFAPAPQAPASAPQPPVPQSSTPEPSVAAPSEAAPQPPAPAPQPPAPSFAPPTAPAPQPPVVSAPAAPPAAPPAPAAAPVPLAAPAAPAGPAEEFPLPPAFAPTPPVFTPPAPPAAPAATVPPVTETPAPGIRPVPLIATPPVAPAAPTETSAAEALLAHDAESDDLLADDLAQTIIKPRQVAVDDDLEATVVVARKRGVRRSLVLDDGRSFALSGASVVIGRNPVGDPGEQRLSITDATRTLSKTHARLVVTDDEWRLTDLHATNGVVVVAEDGTEVLLDPGESVVGTGRFILGEVGMHVIAERDS, encoded by the coding sequence ATGACACCGTCAGCAGAGTCCGGACTGCTCTCGATGCTCCTCATCGGATGGGGTGTCGGCCTGCTCCTCGGCCTCGGGATCTACGTCTGGTACGCGGTGGCGCTGTCGCGCCTGTTCCCGCGGCTCGGGGGAGAGGCGTGGAAGGGCTGGGTGCCCATCCTCAACGAGGCCGAGATCCTCGCGCGCGGAGGCGTCGCCGCCTGGAAGGTCGTGTTCTACCTGATCCCGATCGTGCAGATCTACGGCATCTATCTCAAGGTGATCGCGACGCATCGGATCAACCAGCAGTTCGGTCGCGGCGCCGGGTCGACGGTGCTCGCGATCCTGCTGCCGCCCGTGTGGGCGACGATCCTCGCCGCCGGGGCGCCGCCGTACCCGGAGGGCGACCGCCTCGCGGCCCTGCAGCCGGGGCCGCGCCGCACGCCCCAGCCGCTGCTCGAACCGACCACCGGAGACACCCGCGACTATGCGCTCCCGGCCTTCGCGCCGCAGCGCCCCGCTTCCGCACACGCCGGAGCGGCTCCGTCGGGGGGATTCATCCCGGCCCCGCGCTCGACGAACGCCGGGTCGGAGGCATCCGCCCCGCCCGCCGGGAACGCCGGGATCCCGGCCGAGTGGCAGGCGTTCGCCCCCGCCCCGCAGGCTCCCGCGTCTGCGCCTCAGCCCCCGGTTCCGCAGTCTTCCACGCCCGAGCCTTCCGTGGCCGCGCCGTCCGAGGCCGCGCCGCAGCCGCCTGCCCCCGCCCCGCAGCCGCCGGCTCCGTCCTTTGCTCCGCCCACGGCACCCGCTCCGCAGCCGCCGGTCGTCTCCGCTCCGGCCGCGCCGCCGGCCGCTCCGCCCGCTCCGGCCGCCGCCCCGGTGCCTCTCGCCGCTCCGGCCGCACCCGCGGGTCCCGCCGAGGAGTTCCCGCTGCCGCCCGCCTTCGCCCCGACCCCGCCCGTCTTCACGCCCCCGGCGCCCCCGGCCGCTCCGGCCGCGACGGTGCCGCCCGTGACGGAGACCCCGGCACCCGGAATCCGTCCCGTCCCCCTGATCGCCACTCCTCCGGTCGCTCCCGCCGCGCCGACCGAGACGTCGGCGGCGGAGGCTCTGCTCGCGCACGACGCCGAGTCCGACGACCTGCTCGCCGACGACCTCGCACAGACGATCATCAAGCCCCGCCAGGTCGCCGTCGACGACGACCTCGAGGCGACCGTCGTCGTGGCACGCAAGCGCGGAGTGCGTCGCTCACTCGTGCTCGACGATGGCCGCAGCTTCGCGCTCTCGGGCGCGAGCGTCGTGATCGGACGCAACCCGGTGGGCGATCCGGGCGAGCAGCGTCTGTCGATCACCGATGCGACCCGCACCCTCTCGAAGACCCACGCGCGACTCGTCGTCACCGATGACGAGTGGCGGCTGACCGATCTGCACGCGACCAACGGCGTCGTCGTGGTGGCCGAGGACGGCACCGAGGTGCTGCTCGACCCGGGCGAGAGCGTGGTCGGAACCGGACGCTTCATCCTCGGCGAGGTCGGGATGCACGTGATCGCGGAGCGCGATTCGTGA
- a CDS encoding transglutaminase domain-containing protein: MSGTRTPLRGANGPALRFSALTFWALGFVAVGIALATAAAWPVYESPRALVVGVAGGLLGMGVAVLARMLRWGALLAALAAVAMYLIVAVPLAIPSALSSVPAFLGGLRDAVFGVVLGWKQMLTLAPPLGEYQAVLIPFLVVMLFGGFLATFLALHPGRRALAAVPVVAAMSVFGVAFGLSATSSPVVVFGIEVPAPREWLIGVGVFAAALVWVIGRARIERAQALRIVAATGVSRRAAPVWLSIRRHLLAGALVVVALVAGVAAAPVAAGWTDRSVLRDEVEPMIVVQQQTSPLGSYRAWFAGDRLDETVFGVQGDPGAVDRVRLVTLDAYDGNDFHIAEDDRFSRLPRTAGPGEGRIALDITVGDAYRGIWVPTPAGLAEAPAFAGSRADALADGFHIDADGDTAITIADAPGGGSGLVPGDRYSVLVDAPATGDGIAPLQGGDSTLDADAFPALVEWAEMQEQPRTGAGYVELIDRLRSRGYLSHAVLDDAASAGWIAALDGAEGYGFASSYAGHSAARIEEVFTAMVEQERRAGSDAAPELLVSAIGDDEQFSTAAALLAEHWGLESRVVIGARLAGAEEVPGIPACTEVCTGESMSAWVEVRSTGGEWMPIDVTPQYAMLPSAITEGEQLPEHPTVPEQPRSEALDPPQAQSDSNDDAPPLEAPESEFLAVLLPILRAVGLGVLALVLLALPLLVLLIAKGRRARARRDAGDPEVRLAGAWEELVDLYTDHDVALQTQGTRVQRARSTDRSAAVRLAVLVDRGIFAGHPPTDADAVAAWQIVDDERAALSTADSRWRRLVARVRLTSLLSRARPTSGPRFAGRRPVIGTLAVAGSPHDRQKETL, translated from the coding sequence ATGAGCGGCACGCGCACGCCTCTCCGGGGTGCGAACGGCCCCGCACTCCGGTTCTCGGCCCTCACGTTCTGGGCGCTCGGTTTCGTGGCGGTCGGCATCGCGCTCGCGACGGCCGCCGCCTGGCCGGTGTACGAGTCGCCGCGCGCGCTCGTCGTCGGTGTCGCCGGCGGCCTGCTCGGGATGGGGGTGGCGGTCCTCGCGCGGATGCTGCGCTGGGGCGCTCTGCTCGCCGCGCTCGCGGCCGTGGCGATGTACCTGATCGTCGCCGTCCCCCTGGCGATCCCCTCGGCGCTGTCGTCGGTGCCCGCGTTCCTCGGCGGCCTGCGCGACGCCGTGTTCGGCGTCGTGCTCGGCTGGAAGCAGATGCTGACCCTGGCCCCGCCGCTCGGCGAGTACCAGGCGGTGCTCATCCCGTTCCTCGTCGTGATGCTGTTCGGCGGATTCCTCGCGACCTTCCTCGCCCTCCATCCCGGGCGTCGTGCCCTGGCGGCGGTCCCGGTCGTCGCCGCGATGAGCGTCTTCGGAGTGGCCTTCGGGTTGAGCGCGACGAGTTCGCCGGTCGTCGTCTTCGGCATCGAGGTGCCCGCTCCGCGCGAGTGGCTCATCGGGGTGGGGGTGTTCGCCGCCGCCCTGGTCTGGGTGATCGGCCGGGCGCGCATCGAGCGGGCGCAGGCGCTGCGCATCGTCGCGGCGACCGGCGTCTCGCGCCGGGCGGCACCGGTGTGGCTCAGCATCCGCCGGCACCTGCTCGCGGGCGCGCTCGTGGTCGTCGCGCTCGTCGCCGGCGTCGCGGCGGCCCCCGTCGCCGCCGGCTGGACCGACCGATCGGTGCTGCGCGACGAGGTCGAGCCGATGATCGTCGTGCAGCAGCAGACCAGCCCACTCGGCTCTTACCGCGCGTGGTTCGCGGGGGATCGCCTCGACGAGACCGTGTTCGGCGTGCAGGGCGACCCCGGAGCCGTCGATCGCGTCCGTCTCGTCACGCTCGACGCTTACGACGGCAACGACTTCCACATCGCCGAGGACGACCGCTTCAGCCGGCTCCCGCGCACGGCCGGCCCGGGCGAGGGTCGTATCGCGCTCGACATCACGGTGGGCGATGCCTACCGGGGCATCTGGGTTCCGACCCCCGCCGGACTCGCCGAGGCGCCGGCGTTCGCCGGATCACGGGCGGATGCTCTCGCCGACGGGTTCCACATCGACGCCGACGGCGACACGGCCATCACGATCGCGGATGCTCCGGGCGGGGGGAGCGGCTTGGTTCCGGGCGACCGGTACTCGGTGCTCGTCGACGCTCCGGCCACCGGCGACGGGATCGCGCCGCTGCAGGGCGGCGACTCGACGCTCGACGCCGACGCGTTCCCCGCGCTGGTCGAGTGGGCCGAGATGCAGGAGCAGCCGCGCACCGGCGCCGGCTACGTCGAACTGATCGACCGACTGCGCTCGCGCGGCTACCTCAGCCACGCGGTGCTCGACGACGCCGCGTCGGCCGGGTGGATCGCCGCACTCGACGGGGCGGAGGGCTACGGCTTCGCCTCGAGCTATGCCGGTCACTCGGCGGCGCGCATCGAAGAGGTCTTCACCGCGATGGTCGAGCAGGAGCGGCGGGCCGGGTCGGATGCCGCGCCCGAGCTGCTCGTGTCGGCGATCGGAGACGACGAGCAGTTCTCGACGGCCGCCGCGCTGCTCGCCGAGCACTGGGGCCTCGAGTCGCGCGTGGTCATCGGTGCGCGTCTCGCGGGCGCCGAGGAGGTGCCCGGCATCCCGGCCTGCACCGAGGTCTGCACGGGCGAGAGCATGAGCGCCTGGGTCGAGGTGCGGTCCACCGGCGGCGAATGGATGCCGATCGACGTCACGCCGCAGTACGCGATGCTGCCGAGTGCGATCACCGAGGGCGAGCAGTTGCCCGAGCATCCGACCGTGCCGGAGCAGCCGCGCTCGGAGGCGCTCGATCCGCCGCAGGCGCAGAGCGACTCGAACGACGACGCTCCGCCGCTGGAGGCCCCCGAATCGGAGTTCCTGGCCGTTCTGCTGCCGATCCTGCGCGCCGTCGGTCTCGGCGTCCTCGCGCTCGTGCTCCTGGCGCTTCCCCTGCTGGTGCTGTTGATCGCGAAGGGCCGCCGGGCACGCGCACGGCGCGACGCCGGTGATCCCGAGGTGCGGCTCGCGGGCGCCTGGGAAGAGCTCGTCGACCTGTACACCGATCACGACGTCGCCCTGCAGACCCAGGGCACGCGCGTGCAGCGCGCCCGGTCGACCGATCGCTCGGCCGCTGTGCGGCTCGCGGTGCTCGTCGACCGCGGCATCTTCGCGGGGCATCCGCCCACCGATGCGGATGCCGTCGCCGCCTGGCAGATCGTCGACGACGAACGAGCCGCGCTGTCGACGGCCGACAGCCGGTGGCGGCGGCTGGTCGCGCGGGTGCGCCTCACCTCGTTGCTGAGCCGGGCGAGGCCGACGAGCGGTCCTCGTTTCGCGGGTCGCCGTCCGGTGATCGGTACGCTCGCAGTAGCCGGTTCGCCCCACGACCGGCAGAAGGAGACCCTATGA